The Penaeus vannamei isolate JL-2024 chromosome 4, ASM4276789v1, whole genome shotgun sequence genome segment CTAAGTTTATtaaagcattaccattatcataaaagTATGTAAAACAATGTGTACTAAATTTACATTTCATATCATGAGGTCGTTATACAATATAAACTCTTTCACACACCAACCTTACAAGCAGTGCTAAAAATTGATAGTACGGTGATAAGTGCATTCTTTTTACATCACAGTATCATATTTAAGCCATTATGCAGATTAAGGCAAACGTTGTGTTCGGAATAACAATGTCCCTGATTTGATTTGCTTGTAAGGAGTATATGTCACACATTTCATGctttttataaaaagaaagaaagaaaaaaaaagaaaaaaaaaatctaccacatGATACTCTGGAATCCCTAGCTCTTGTCCTGTTGTTTTTCAGTCCAGCTCACTTGGTGAACATTGCGCACATGATGGTAGAGTGTGCCCGTTTGAGCAAAGCTCTTGCCACACACATGGCATGTGTACGGTCTCTCCCcggtgtgtgtccgtctgtgctCTATCAAGTACTGATTCAAAGTGAAACGTTTCCCACATATGTCACATATGTAGGGCTTAAAGTTTATGTGACTGCGGTAGTGCCGCTTGAGTGAGCCCAACACTTTGAATTCCTTCTGGCAGATAGGACATTTCAGGCCATGGCCCAGCAGCTGCTCACTAAGGGCATGAGGAGGTGGGCGACCCTGCAACAAGAGAGAGCGGCACTTTAGTAGCTTGTCTGGGCCAGCGGACAGTGAGCTCTCTGCCGGGCCTGGCTCTAGGACACCCATCCTAATCACTGGCACCAACTACTAGCCTACACAAATTTTACTGCCACTACTACAACGAATGCCACAAGACCACCACAGCTGGTTAGACACACCACCCGTGCCTGTATGTCCATGCTGATGCTCTCACTTGCAAAACTGCTACTTACTGAGTAGCAAATAATGGACAACACTGGGGGACACTCACAGTAGTAACAACACCACTACATCCTGACAAAATTGAGAACAACTTTTAGTGATTAATTTTATAGTATCTAAAataatatatttgttttgatATGGAAACGTATTGGACAAACATACAATTTTAGTCAGTATTTCactttacttcatgatttgtttaagAACTTCTTATTCTTACAATTTCTCTTTACATTCTTTTCCTTCAAACCTTAGTACTGACCAGATATTTAAAAGATTCTTACAAATATAAGTAGACATACATACCTATCTTTAAATTATCCAAGTATGATCTTCACATAAATGACTTCATAAGTGTAATGTAAGCTTACTTAATGTTTGCCATggtggaagaaggaaataatttcaggtacaatatatatatataagtttataaaaaatatatatgtatatacatgtgtacatatcaatattatatatatatatatatatatatatatatatatatatatatatatatatatatatatatatatatatatatatatacacacacacacacacacacacacacacacacacatatatatatacaataaataaataaataaataaataaatatatatatatatatatatatgtatatatatatgtatatatatatatatatatatatatatctatatgtatatatatataatcatatatatatatatatatatatatatatatatatatatatatatatatatatatatatatatatatatatatacacatatatacatatatatctatatatatatatatatatatatatatattatatatacatatatatacacatatatacatatatctatatgtatatatatatatatatacatatatacatatatatatacatatatatacatatatatatatatatatatatatatatatatatatatatatatatacatatatatacatatatatatatatatatatatatatatatatatatatatatatatatatatatatatacacatgcacacacacagatacacaaatataaatacacacacacacacagacacacacacacagacacacatatatatatatatatatatatatatatatatatatatgtatatatatgtatatatatatgtatatatatgtatatatatatacatacatacatatatatatatatatatatatatatatatatattatatgtatatcatatgtatatatatatacatatatatgcatatatatgcatatatatgtatatatatatatatatatgcatattatatgtatattatatgtatatcatatgtatatatatacatatatatgtatatgtatgtatatatatatatatatatatatatatatatatatatatatatatatatatatatgtgtgtgtgtgtgtgtgtgtgtgtgtgtgtgtgtgtgtgtgtgtgtgtgtgtgtgtgtgtgtgtgtgtgtgtgtacacataaatttatacacatacacacacacatattctatatatatatatatatatatatatatatatatatatatatacatatatatatatacatacatacatacatataaattatacacacacacacacacacacacacacacacacacacacacatacacacacacacacatatatatatatatatacatatatacatatatatatatatatatatatatatatatatatatatatatatatacacacacacacacacacacacacacacacacacacacacacacacacacacacacacacacacacacatatatgtgcatatatatgtatatatatatatatatatatacatataatatacatataagatacatatatatatatatatatacatatatatgtatatatatatacatataagatacatatatatatatatatatatatatatatatatatatatatatatgtatatatatatatgtatatatataaaatgtgtatatatatatgtatatatataaaatgtgtatatatatatatatacatatatatatatatatatatatatatatatatatatatatatatataaatatataaatatatatatatatatatattataaatacatatatattatatacatatctatacatgcatatatatatgtatatatatgtatatatatatatacatatatatatatatatatatatatatatataaaaacataaatgtatatatatatacacacacacatatatatatatatatatatatatatatatatatatatatatatatatatatatatatatatatatatatatgtgtgtgtgtgtgtgtgtgtgtgtgtgtgtgtgtgtgtgtatatatatatatatatacatatatatatatatatacatacatatatatatatatatatatgtatatatatgtatatatatatatataatatgtatatatatgtatatatatatgtatatgtatatatatatatatataatatgtatatatatgtatatatatatgtatatgtatatatatatatctatatatatatatatatatatatatatatatatatatatatatatatatatatatatatattatatgtatataatatatatatatatatattatatgtatatatatatatatatatatatatatatatatatatatatatatatatattatatgtatataagatatatatatatatatatatatatatatatatatatatatatatatatatatatatatatatacatatatatgtatatatatacatatatattgtatgtgtatatatatttatatatatatatatatatatatatatacatatatatatattatatgtatgtatatatgtatatataaatatatatatatatatatatatatattatatgtatgtatatatgtatatatatatatatatatatatatatatatatatatatatattatatgtatctatatatgtatatatttatatatatattatatgtatgtatatatgtatatatttatatatatatatatatatatatatatatatatttatatatatattatatgtatgtatatatgtatatatttctatatatatattatatgtatgtatatatgtatatatttatatatatattatatgtatgtatatatgtatatatttatatatatattatatgtatgtatatatgtatatatatatatatatatatattatatgtatgtatatatgtatatatatatatatatatatatatatatatatatatatatatatatatatatatatatatatatatatatatcaatcatatgtatatatatatatatcatatgtatgtatatatatatatatatatatatatatatatatacatatatatatatatatatatatatatatatatcaatatcatatgtatgcatatatatatatatatatatatatatatatatatatatatgtatatatatatgtatatatatatgtatatatatatgtatatatatatgtatatatatatatatatgtatatatatatatatatatatatatatatatatgtatatatatatgtatatatatgtatatatatatatatatatatatatatatatatgtatatatatgtatatatatgtatatatatatgtatatatatatacatatatatataatatatatatatatatatatacatatatatacacacatatatatatatatatatatatatatatatatatatatatatatatatatgtatatatatgtatatatatatgtatatattatatatatatgtatatatatatatatatatatataatatacatatgtatatatatatatatatatatatctctatctacatatatatatatatatatgtatgtatatatatatgtatgtatatatatatgtatatattatatatatatatatatatttatattatatatatcatatatatatatgtatatatatatatatatatatatatatatatatatatatatcatacatatatatatcatacatattatatatacatatatatatatatatatatatatatatatcataatacatatatatatatagatatcatatatatatatatatatatatatatatatatatatatatatatatatatatcatacatatctatacatatatatatatatatcatatagatataaatatatatatatatatatatatatatatatatatatatatatatatatatatcatacatatatatatatatatatatatatatatatatgtatatcatacatatatatatatatatatatatatatatatatatatatatatatatatgtatgtatatcatacatatatatatagatatcatacatatatatatatagatatcatacatatatatatatatatatatatatataatatatatatatatatatatatatatagatatatatagatatcatacatatatatacatatatatatatatatatatatatatatatcatataatatatatatatatatatatatatatatatatatatatatatatatatatatatcatatatatatatatatatatatatatatatatatatatatatatatatatatatatatatatatatatatatatatatatatatacatatatatatacataaagtaccAATCAAATTCTTTTCATTTAGACTCTAGTACAACTAAAGCACACCTGATTTAACATGTTTTGATAGTAGATGGAAATCTAAAAGTATAacaattaatgaaaaaatactaatataacaaaataatcaagaaaatcaTTCAAACTTtccaaataatcatgataatgacaccaatattcatcataatgaataacaataataataacaataattatttaaaTACGGACATAGTGTATCTAACAACAATGACTGGATATATAATTTCTGAAAATTCACTAATTCCCTATGATCTTGATTGCAACATAACATATAACAtcaaataattatatcataatttttttttcttcttctttttttttttttattaaacatgTTTTATTCTATATCAGATATAAACATGATAGAAAAATCCTATTTCAGTTTCTTGGACATACAACATTGATAAAGCCGATAATTTTGCTTCTGTGCTATGAAATTTCCTCAAAATGCACGTAATGTTTGTTTCACACACCAATGCCAGAAGGAATTTTACACCGTTTTGGACCCAATGTGATGTAGAAATCAAATGTTGACAAAATTCATAGTGTATTTATAATCTATACAAATCATatactataatgataaatgaCTAGTCCCTAagactttatataatatatatatatatatatatatatatatatatatatatatatatatacatatatatatatacatatatatatatatatatatacatatatatatatatatatataaatatatatatatatatatatatatatatatatatatacacatacatatatgtatatatatatgtatatatataaatatatatatatatacatatataaatatatacatatatatatatatatatatatatatatatatatatatatatatatatatatatatatatatatatatatatatatatatatatatatatatatacatatatatatacatatatatatatacatatatatatatatatatacatatatatatatatatatataaaggaaattatCATATATTCCTAAAACTAACACTTATCTCATAAACTGTTCTCCTCTCAACAACCTAAAATCCCCTGGGAATTCTCACTTTCTTTACTTAGATTAGAAAAAATTAATCTTAGCCACAAGATACAGCCAGCATCAAAAGAAATGCTGAAAATAAAGGCAATCTAATGTCAGTGTTGTAGGTCTAGGGTCATTGTCATGTCGCAATTATGAATAGGTCGATTAATACGAAGTCGACCTTTGGCCTTTAGTCACATGTCAGAACTTTTGTAGTCTTTAATCAGTAGGGAAAAAAATCTAGAAATCAGGAAGGTGACAAAGATGACTTCCATATCTGGTCACTGAATGTACTAACGACAGAAAGTGTATTGCCGTCAGTGTTAGTCTTTAGTTGATAATATGATTAAGCTGCTAcacagagagacaagacagaaagaaagggtgaaTTTTAGCTTTTTAATAATATTGCAATAAACTTAATAGCCAACTTTAAAATGGGAGATTCTTGACTTTGTAAAAACAGGCTATTATTAAATCACAGACTTAAAGTACTATTAGTAATGATCAATGTCAGATAGACCAAGTGATAAATTTCCTAGGTGCCATAATGATCATGTGAAGATTCAGCATTTCTGaacaatgtatatgtgtgtatgtgtgtatatatatatatatatatatatatatatatatatatatatatatatatatatatatatacatatatatatatatacatatatatatatatatatatacatatatatgcacatatatatatatatatatatatatatatatatatatatatatatacatatatatgtacatatatatatatatatatatatatatatatatatatatatatatatatatatacatatatatatgtacatatatatatatatatatatatatatatatatatatatatacatatatatgtcattatatatatatatatatatacatatatatatatatacatatatatatatatatatgtgtatatatatatatacatatatatatacatatatatatacatatatatatataatatatacatatatatatatatatacatatatatatacatatatatatatatatatacatatatgtatatatacatatatatatatacatatatatatatatacatatatatacatatatatatatatacatatatatatacatatatatataaacatatatatacatatacatatatatatatacatatacaaatatatatatatatatatatatatatatatatatatatatatatatatatacatgtatgtatgtatgtatgtatgtatgtatgtacgtatgtatgtatgtatgtatatatgtatatgtatatgtatatatgtatatgtatgtatgtatgtatatgtgtatatatatatgtatgaatatataaatacatatatatgtgtgtttatatatacatatatatatttatatatatatatatatatatatatatatatatatatatatatatacacaaatacgcatgaacacacacacgcgcgcgcgcgcacacacacacacacacacacacacacacacacacacacacacacacacacacacacacacacacacacacacacacacacacacacacacacacacacacacacacacacacacatatatatacatatatatacatacatacatacatatatatacatacatacatatatatatatacatacatacatatacatatacatacatacatagacatatacatacatacatatacatacatatacatatacatatatatatacacatatgtatgtatatatatgtatatatatacatacatatatatatacatatatatatcaaatacatatatatatatatatatacaatatatatatatatatacaatatatatatacaatatatacatataaaatatatatatgtaaaatatatatgtaaaatatatatatgtaaaatatatatatgtaaaatatatatatgtaaaatatatatatgtaaaatatatatgtatatgtatgtatatgtatgtatatatatatatatatatatatatatatatatatatatgtatatatatgtaatatatatatatatgtaatatatatatatatatatatatatatatatatatatatatatatatatatatatatatatatatatatatatatatatatatatatatatatatatacataaataaataaataaatatatatatatatatatatatatatatatatatatatatatatatatatatatatatatatatatatattccataactGTTCTTATCATATATAAAATTGAAAACTGGTGGATACTGATGAATTTACTATCAAGTTTTCACCTTTGCCCATTCATTACAGGTGCACACAACTTTTAAGTGTCTAAATGTGCCAAAAATGTAATGGTTCTTTCTTAGAAATACTTTCCTTCAAAGCAGAAGCTTATATAGAAGCTTACCACTTTTACCTCAACATGTTATTACATAGAGAAATATGCACGTGTGCTAGCATCTGATATTACAGGTATATTTGTAAGTATTAATTTAATGTACTGAAGATGTCAAAATTTTCAGGTGAGAATTATGCACCCATTTATCGATGTTCAATATtcagatgcatgtatataaatgaacagaAATAACAATGCAGTCAAGAATCACCATTTTAATGTAGCTGTCTTAGCAATGGTCAGGAAATTAGTTAAATCTAATTCTACACTGAATACAATGCAATAAAAACCTTTGAAAGACTTCTGAAGCCAAGCACTTCTCCCATAATCATGCAAAGTCCCTTAATTGCATGCAATCTTAAAAATATGCCTGATAAAATACTGATAACTGAAACTAGTATTTAATATTTCtggtaataaacataatataatcaGAAcaaaatcaatgttttttttcttttcttctcaaatACTGTAGCATGATTACATTTAACAAAAGCATGATGAAAAGTTTGTATCAAATAGTAAACCACTGTTAAAATAAGCATATTTGAATGTACATTACTAAAAAATTCTTCagtcctttccattcctttcctgtAATAGTTGTTTCAGTtaccagtttttttgttttttgtttttcttatcaaattTATCTTGCAAATATCCATTTACTCACCAGCGCTGGGTCTATGGAGGAGGCAAGACTAGAGTTAGTACAGGAGTGTGGGGGGAGTAAGTCTGACTGTGAGTGCTCACCAACGTCTCCCACTTCACTCCCTGCTCCACTCTCAAGCCcccagtcttcctcctcctcttctatggAGATATCTTCTTTCACAACCTGTGTAAGAGGCCATATTTTAATTTGCaattgaagaaaatatatattaatgaaaatctAGTCACTATTATCACACAATGATATCAGCTGATCTGATTTATAAAAGAGACAATAAGGAACTTACTGTCCTTTACCTAAACTGTGATTTTATTAGAAACAAGCATAACTCACCAATTCTTCTTCAGGTTTAGCTGATCCAGGCCTCCAAGAAGGCCCAGGCATAGGGTCAGATTCTTCACGTGGCTTTTCTTGACAGTTGACTTCAGAAGAGGATAAAGGCATGGGAGAACAAGTTGGTTGTGGTGTGCGTGGTGGCTGAGGAGTACTCGATACTTGCTTATTGTCGTCTGGAGAATTTTCTTTATTAGCAACATTGTGGGCTTGGTCAGGAGATACAGACTGAGTGCATTCGCTCTGGACGTTATCTGACtgtgacactgatgatgatgaggatttttGTGACAAGTCATAAGGGCTATTAGGTTCTTGGGGTGACATTTTATACATAAGGCCAAGAGGTCCAACTGACATGTAATCGGAGTCCCTCATTCGCTTTCTATTTGGTGGTGGGCTCACTGAAGGTTCGGGTGGTGGTCTGGGGGTGGGAACTTCTCTTGATGATCTGTCTGCTCTTCTGAGCTGAATGGGATCATCTGGCACAGCTAAGCCCTTGACTTGTAACCCTTCAGCAGTCTTGATTAATGACGCTAAATTGTGATGAGGTACGTTAACTTCTCCTCGATACATAAAATCTAGTAATGCCTCCAAGTCTCTGGCAGACACATCTTTCATAAATACTATTGGATGTTTGCAAGGATTTTTTGTgaacatttctttaaaataatcACTACATGTTGATAGCACAAATTTGTGAGCTGGGTACTGCTTCCCTCCACAAGCTAGTGTCACATCGATGAATACTTCCtgcaaaagagaggggaaaaaattctAATCAGACatatagaaaatagaatatttatcaacaaaataaaatacataaatgaaagacagagaaaaagagaccaatatatatatatatatatatatatatatatatatatatatatatatatatataatatatatatatatatatacatatatatatatacatatatatatatatatatatatatatatatatatatatatatatatataatatataaaaaatatatatatatatatatatataatatatatatatatatatatatatataaaatatatatatatacatatatatataatatataaaaaatatatatatatatatatatatatatatatatatatatatatatatatatatatatatatatatatatatataatatatatatatacatatatatatatatataatataatataatataatatatatatatatgtatatatatatatatatatatatatatatatatatatacatatatatatatatgtatataatataatatatacatatatatatatatatatatatatatatatatatatatatatataatataatatatacatatatatataatataatatatatatacatatataaaatacatacacacacatatatatatatatatatatacatatatatatacatatatatatatatatatatatatacatatatatatacatatatatatatatatatatatatatatatatatatatataatctaatatatatatatatatatatatatatatatttatatatatataatatatatatacatatatataatatatatatatatatatatatattatatatatatatatatatatatatatatattatttatatatatatatatacatatatatatatagtataatatatatatacacatatatataaaatcatatatatatattatattatatattatatttatatatgtatatatatattatattatatatatgtatatatatattttttttttcttttattatattatattatattatattatattatatatatatacatacatatatacatatatacatatatatctatatctatatatatatatctatatatatatacatatatatctatatctatatatatatatctatctatatatatatacatatatataatataatataatataatatatattatatatatatgtatatatatatacatatatatatatatatatatatatatatatatatatatacatatatacacacacacacacacacacacacacacacacacacacacacacacacacacacacacacatatatatatatatatatatatatatatatatatatatatatatatatatatatatatataatataatttaatataatatatacatatatatatatatatatatatatatatatatatatatacatatatataatataatacatatatatataaatatatattatatatatatattatatatatatatatcatatatacatatatatatatatatatcatatatatatatatatcatatatatatatatatatatatatatatattatatatatatatacatatatatatattatatatatacatatatatatattatatatatatatatcatatatatatatacacacaat includes the following:
- the LOC113822944 gene encoding protein bric-a-brac 1 isoform X6; the protein is MNEVKYEWRHKASCTGSSLRGWRLADDCCVLYDRRHGVVNTEALSYTNFLLLYSSFIRINTMTDELLSLKWNNHKSTFADILTILRDQEVFIDVTLACGGKQYPAHKFVLSTCSDYFKEMFTKNPCKHPIVFMKDVSARDLEALLDFMYRGEVNVPHHNLASLIKTAEGLQVKGLAVPDDPIQLRRADRSSREVPTPRPPPEPSVSPPPNRKRMRDSDYMSVGPLGLMYKMSPQEPNSPYDLSQKSSSSSVSQSDNVQSECTQSVSPDQAHNVANKENSPDDNKQVSSTPQPPRTPQPTCSPMPLSSSEVNCQEKPREESDPMPGPSWRPGSAKPEEELVVKEDISIDPALDLSAKSSKSMKQEESGMMSPQGHSGLPQHHPPGPLSGSMLLPPGSLWPQDTKVNIEEILPCPICGKQFPKKRKSNLQVHLRTHTGERPFKCQQCGRGFKQKAHLEKHQEKSCHVLSEYVPYPFFPKI
- the LOC113822944 gene encoding protein bric-a-brac 1 isoform X2, translated to MNEVKYEWRHKASCTGSSLRGWRLADDCCVLYDRRHGVVNTEALSYTNFLLLYSSFIRINTMTDELLSLKWNNHKSTFADILTILRDQEVFIDVTLACGGKQYPAHKFVLSTCSDYFKEMFTKNPCKHPIVFMKDVSARDLEALLDFMYRGEVNVPHHNLASLIKTAEGLQVKGLAVPDDPIQLRRADRSSREVPTPRPPPEPSVSPPPNRKRMRDSDYMSVGPLGLMYKMSPQEPNSPYDLSQKSSSSSVSQSDNVQSECTQSVSPDQAHNVANKENSPDDNKQVSSTPQPPRTPQPTCSPMPLSSSEVNCQEKPREESDPMPGPSWRPGSAKPEEELVVKEDISIEEEEEDWGLESGAGSEVGDVGEHSQSDLLPPHSCTNSSLASSIDPALDLSAKSSKSMKQEESGMMSPQGHSGLPQHHPPGPLSGSMLLPPGSLWPQDTKVNIEEILPCPICGKQFPKKRKSNLQVHLRTHTGERPFKCQQCGRGFKQKAHLEKHQEKSCHVLSEYVPYPFFPKI
- the LOC113822944 gene encoding protein bric-a-brac 1 isoform X1 — translated: MNEVKYEWRHKASCTGSSLRGWRLADDCCVLYDRRHGVVNTEALSYTNFLLLYSSFIRINTMTDELLSLKWNNHKSTFADILTILRDQEVFIDVTLACGGKQYPAHKFVLSTCSDYFKEMFTKNPCKHPIVFMKDVSARDLEALLDFMYRGEVNVPHHNLASLIKTAEGLQVKGLAVPDDPIQLRRADRSSREVPTPRPPPEPSVSPPPNRKRMRDSDYMSVGPLGLMYKMSPQEPNSPYDLSQKSSSSSVSQSDNVQSECTQSVSPDQAHNVANKENSPDDNKQVSSTPQPPRTPQPTCSPMPLSSSEVNCQEKPREESDPMPGPSWRPGSAKPEEELVVKEDISIEEEEEDWGLESGAGSEVGDVGEHSQSDLLPPHSCTNSSLASSIDPALKDLSAKSSKSMKQEESGMMSPQGHSGLPQHHPPGPLSGSMLLPPGSLWPQDTKVNIEEILPCPICGKQFPKKRKSNLQVHLRTHTGERPFKCQQCGRGFKQKAHLEKHQEKSCHVLSEYVPYPFFPKI